A stretch of the Myxococcaceae bacterium JPH2 genome encodes the following:
- a CDS encoding DUF4255 domain-containing protein has translation MATYAAIASVGQAILALLEQSCPKPEFEGAKFELYQAGDFKTPMDEGISLYLYRVAPSTVRRNLSGREDALGRRARRPLPLDLCYLLTPWAKSAAKQHRLLAWSMRTLEDTPTLTASFLNHHGRPEPDTFLPDETVTLVQDTLSIQDMLNVWEVGKPNIQVSATYIARMVLIESAISDTQGPPAQTRAFGLGRTEG, from the coding sequence GTGGCGACGTACGCGGCAATCGCATCGGTGGGGCAGGCCATCCTGGCGCTGCTCGAGCAATCGTGCCCGAAGCCGGAGTTCGAGGGCGCGAAGTTCGAGCTGTATCAGGCGGGCGACTTCAAGACGCCCATGGACGAGGGCATCTCCCTCTACCTCTACCGTGTTGCGCCCAGCACCGTGCGTCGCAACCTGTCCGGACGCGAGGACGCGCTCGGCCGCCGCGCGAGACGGCCGCTTCCGTTGGACCTCTGTTACCTCCTGACGCCGTGGGCGAAGTCCGCCGCGAAGCAGCACCGATTGCTGGCCTGGAGCATGCGAACGCTGGAGGACACCCCCACGCTCACCGCCAGCTTCCTCAATCACCACGGCCGCCCCGAGCCCGACACGTTCCTCCCGGATGAGACGGTGACGCTCGTGCAGGACACGCTCTCCATCCAGGACATGCTCAATGTCTGGGAGGTGGGCAAACCCAACATCCAGGTGTCCGCGACGTACATCGCGCGCATGGTGTTGATCGAGTCCGCCATCTCCGACACACAGGGCCCGCCCGCGCAGACGCGCGCCTTTGGCCTGGGGAGGACCGAGGGATGA
- a CDS encoding ATP-binding protein produces MSDTLEHFKLHFFAATARMLAQASRALGGAESVLARFPFLSAYRQELVELGMDAPEMDNDPRLWAEVLTTWESDVVGHLPLRALREAAGLEFDALTLLLATGMVEEDARFGAFFAAMQGTPTLHRPTLGFLNACWRAEEDRGETRAALRRLMELGLVEVVNRDAPRSEWALHVPGVIWDALRGETAEAPAPWLKHHPLTSLERDEPLLVPADLMDALERLPALLASGEVRAVVIRGPRHNGRRTLLRGVASALGRGVLEIEGPQARDDVRWHLVGPLATLLHALPVAVLDPAPGEAAEVPRLAGLDGPFCAVLGRLGGVGGEGVERALTLSVDMPAPDERTRHWERALAGRPCPSLEELGARFRYTRGNIRRAARLALAQAALAGREAVIPEDVREAGRALNRQALDTLAVRLSSTGDWGQLAVGHETMRELRHLEARCRSRERLGHTVGDTLARQLTSGVRALFQGPSGTGKTLAARLIASALQLDVYRVELSSVVNKYIGETEKNLARIFALAEELDVVLLFDEGDSLFARRTEVSSSTDRYANLETNYLLQRIESFEGILLVTTNASDAIDSAFQRRMDVVVDFRAPDATERWAIWQMHLPAAHTVEVGLLREVAMRCDLSGGQIRNAVLHASLLALEEGAVLGSAHLEAGVHREYRKAGDVCPLRRAGATSLRG; encoded by the coding sequence ATGTCCGACACGCTCGAACACTTCAAGCTCCACTTCTTCGCGGCCACCGCGCGAATGCTGGCCCAGGCCTCGCGCGCGCTCGGTGGAGCCGAGTCCGTGCTCGCGCGCTTCCCGTTCCTCTCGGCCTATCGACAGGAGTTGGTGGAGCTGGGGATGGACGCGCCGGAGATGGACAACGATCCACGCTTGTGGGCCGAGGTCCTCACCACCTGGGAATCCGACGTGGTGGGGCACTTGCCCCTGCGCGCGCTGCGCGAGGCCGCGGGCCTGGAGTTCGATGCCCTGACGCTGCTGCTCGCCACAGGCATGGTGGAGGAGGACGCGCGCTTCGGAGCCTTCTTCGCCGCGATGCAGGGCACCCCGACCCTGCACCGCCCTACCCTGGGCTTCCTCAACGCCTGCTGGCGCGCCGAAGAGGACCGCGGCGAGACACGGGCCGCGCTTCGGCGCCTGATGGAGCTGGGGCTCGTGGAGGTCGTCAATCGCGACGCGCCTCGCTCGGAGTGGGCGCTGCACGTGCCGGGCGTCATCTGGGACGCGTTGCGCGGAGAGACCGCCGAGGCTCCGGCGCCCTGGCTGAAGCACCACCCGCTGACCTCGCTGGAACGAGACGAACCGCTCCTCGTCCCCGCGGACTTGATGGACGCCCTGGAGCGTCTGCCCGCGCTGCTCGCCTCGGGTGAGGTGCGCGCGGTGGTGATTCGAGGGCCCCGGCACAACGGTCGACGCACGCTCCTGCGCGGCGTGGCCAGTGCGCTCGGTCGAGGCGTCCTGGAGATTGAAGGCCCCCAGGCGCGCGATGACGTGCGCTGGCACCTGGTGGGCCCGCTGGCCACGCTGCTGCACGCGCTCCCCGTGGCCGTGCTCGACCCTGCTCCGGGCGAGGCCGCCGAGGTGCCTCGGCTCGCGGGCCTGGACGGACCGTTCTGCGCGGTGCTTGGACGCCTGGGCGGCGTAGGTGGCGAGGGCGTGGAGCGTGCCCTGACGTTGTCGGTGGACATGCCCGCCCCGGACGAGCGCACACGACACTGGGAACGCGCGCTGGCGGGCCGACCTTGTCCCTCGCTCGAGGAGCTGGGCGCGCGCTTTCGCTACACGCGCGGCAACATCCGTCGGGCGGCCCGGCTCGCGCTCGCCCAGGCCGCGCTGGCCGGACGTGAGGCGGTGATTCCCGAGGACGTCCGCGAGGCGGGGCGCGCACTGAACCGGCAGGCGCTCGACACGCTCGCCGTGCGCCTATCGTCCACGGGGGACTGGGGCCAGCTCGCGGTGGGCCACGAGACGATGCGCGAGCTGCGACACCTGGAAGCCCGCTGTCGGAGCCGCGAGCGACTGGGCCACACCGTGGGCGACACGCTGGCGCGGCAGCTCACCTCGGGCGTGCGCGCCCTCTTCCAGGGGCCCAGCGGGACGGGGAAGACCCTGGCGGCGCGGCTCATCGCCTCGGCGCTCCAGCTCGACGTGTACCGCGTCGAGCTGTCGTCCGTGGTGAACAAGTACATCGGTGAGACAGAGAAGAACCTCGCTCGCATCTTCGCGCTCGCGGAGGAGTTGGACGTGGTGCTGCTGTTCGATGAGGGCGACTCCCTCTTCGCGCGCCGCACCGAGGTCAGCTCATCCACGGATCGCTACGCCAACCTGGAGACGAACTACCTGCTCCAGCGCATCGAGTCCTTCGAGGGCATCCTGCTCGTCACGACGAATGCGTCGGACGCCATCGACTCGGCCTTCCAGCGGCGCATGGACGTGGTGGTGGACTTCCGCGCACCGGATGCCACCGAGCGTTGGGCCATCTGGCAGATGCACCTGCCCGCCGCGCACACGGTGGAGGTGGGCCTGCTGCGTGAGGTGGCCATGCGGTGCGATCTGAGTGGTGGGCAGATTCGCAACGCCGTCCTGCACGCGTCGCTGTTGGCCCTGGAGGAAGGCGCGGTCCTGGGCTCGGCGCATCTGGAGGCCGGCGTGCATCGTGAGTACCGCAAGGCCGGAGACGTCTGTCCCTTGCGTCGCGCTGGCGCGACCTCGTTGCGCGGATGA
- a CDS encoding phage tail sheath subtilisin-like domain-containing protein, giving the protein MPEYLAPGVFVEETSFRAKSIEGVSTTTTGFVGPARYGPVDLEPDLITSVVEFERVYGNRRQLDFKKAGTLHNYTWHAVRAFFEEGGKRLYVGRVFRQLDDTTYNGIDATIDITTGSVQSSYNDGHARALLEPGATNKKKTLLLTARYPGSAGNLRVRFSLRLGQNVLSFEGTTPKVGALLEKDVVLLRDTKSPLASPVGAGEFYLATWSEDAQDWTFTGGPGSPIALSSLTQDEGYELRVLTLTVTAIPTDEPAASQVWDGLALDPSHARNGSADSLTDRFLIDATQPAKNRDVPIIIATQQLKTGLEVLQAFLDASLASPVMSPALELALDDPDSPESQRSLEVLLKGGVDGERPQGDDYLGRQVPNTTRKTGLVQFEDLEDISIVAAPGSTFGYENGYGIHSATVLNALISHCQRMKYRIAVLDSGNGQTLGQVRAQRAKIDSSYGALYYPWVKVLDPVTRQPIFLPPSGFVAGIYARNDVNRAVYKAPANEVVNLALGFESNLSKSQQEVLNPEGINAFRYFEGRGYRLWGARTVSSDPEWKYVNLRRYFAYLERSIDKGTQWAVFEPNGDQLWASVRRTIEDFLLNEWQTGALLGDKPDKAYFVKCDRSTMTQNDLDNGRLVCLIGVAPLRPAEFVIFRIGQWTGDRK; this is encoded by the coding sequence ATGCCCGAATATCTTGCTCCCGGCGTATTCGTCGAAGAGACCTCGTTCCGTGCCAAGTCCATCGAGGGCGTGAGCACGACCACCACCGGCTTCGTGGGACCCGCGCGCTACGGGCCCGTGGACCTGGAGCCGGACCTCATCACCAGCGTGGTGGAGTTCGAGCGCGTCTATGGCAACCGCCGCCAGCTCGACTTCAAGAAGGCGGGCACGCTCCACAACTACACGTGGCACGCGGTGCGCGCCTTCTTCGAGGAGGGGGGCAAGCGCCTGTACGTGGGCCGCGTATTCCGCCAGCTCGATGACACGACGTACAACGGCATCGACGCGACCATCGACATCACCACGGGCTCCGTCCAGAGCAGCTACAACGACGGGCACGCGCGAGCGCTGCTGGAACCCGGCGCGACGAACAAGAAGAAGACGCTGCTGCTCACCGCGCGCTATCCGGGCTCGGCGGGCAACCTGCGCGTGCGCTTCTCGCTGCGACTGGGCCAGAACGTCCTGTCCTTCGAGGGCACCACGCCGAAGGTGGGCGCCCTCCTGGAGAAGGACGTGGTGCTGCTGCGCGACACCAAGTCGCCGCTGGCCAGCCCCGTGGGCGCCGGAGAGTTCTATCTGGCGACCTGGAGCGAGGACGCCCAGGACTGGACCTTCACCGGAGGCCCCGGCTCGCCCATTGCCCTGTCCAGCCTGACCCAGGACGAGGGCTACGAGCTGCGCGTCCTCACCCTGACGGTGACGGCCATCCCCACGGATGAGCCCGCAGCCTCGCAGGTGTGGGACGGCCTGGCGCTGGATCCCTCGCATGCGCGCAACGGCTCGGCGGACTCGCTCACCGACCGCTTCCTCATCGATGCGACCCAGCCCGCGAAGAACCGCGACGTGCCAATCATCATCGCCACGCAGCAGCTCAAGACGGGCCTGGAGGTCCTCCAGGCGTTCCTCGACGCGAGCCTCGCCAGCCCGGTCATGAGCCCCGCGCTGGAGCTGGCGCTGGACGATCCCGACTCACCCGAGTCCCAGCGCTCGCTGGAGGTGCTGCTCAAGGGCGGCGTGGACGGAGAGCGACCCCAGGGCGATGACTACCTGGGCCGGCAGGTCCCCAACACCACGCGCAAGACGGGCCTCGTGCAGTTCGAGGACCTGGAGGACATCTCCATCGTCGCCGCGCCCGGCTCCACCTTCGGCTACGAGAACGGCTACGGCATCCACTCGGCCACGGTGCTCAACGCGCTCATCAGCCACTGCCAGCGGATGAAGTACCGCATCGCGGTGCTCGACAGCGGCAATGGACAGACGCTGGGCCAGGTGCGCGCCCAGCGCGCGAAGATCGACTCCAGCTACGGGGCGCTCTACTACCCCTGGGTGAAGGTGTTGGATCCGGTGACGCGGCAGCCCATCTTCCTGCCGCCGAGCGGCTTCGTGGCGGGCATCTACGCGCGCAACGACGTCAACCGCGCTGTGTACAAGGCCCCCGCCAACGAGGTGGTGAACCTGGCGCTCGGCTTCGAGTCCAACCTGAGCAAGTCGCAGCAGGAGGTGCTCAACCCCGAGGGCATCAACGCCTTCCGCTACTTCGAGGGGCGCGGCTACCGGCTCTGGGGCGCGCGCACCGTGAGCTCGGATCCCGAGTGGAAGTACGTGAACCTGCGCCGCTACTTCGCCTACCTGGAGCGGTCCATCGACAAGGGGACGCAGTGGGCGGTGTTCGAGCCCAATGGCGATCAGCTCTGGGCGAGCGTGCGGCGCACCATCGAGGACTTCCTGCTCAATGAATGGCAGACGGGCGCGTTGCTCGGAGACAAGCCGGACAAGGCGTACTTCGTGAAGTGCGACCGCAGCACCATGACCCAGAACGACCTGGATAACGGTCGGCTGGTCTGCCTCATCGGCGTGGCGCCGCTGCGTCCGGCCGAGTTCGTCATCTTCCGCATCGGGCAGTGGACCGGAGACCGGAAGTAA
- a CDS encoding type IV secretion protein Rhs: MTEHSPWEQVADSRGAHGLGGRFFGLYPAKVVDLKDPSNMGRVKVMLPWSPDSGGEQYTAWARLATLMAGPGRGTWFVPDVGDEVLVGFEAGDPRRPYVVGALWNGKDHPPEAMDAGGKNARKVIHSRNGVVITLDDTDGQETLTLTTPGGQTMTLKDGPGSVEVKDSNGNSIKLEASGITVTSSAKVTVNASMAEISASQLTVNAGMSRFSGVVQADTVITNSVVSASYTPGAGNVW, translated from the coding sequence ATGACGGAGCACTCGCCCTGGGAGCAGGTGGCGGACTCACGCGGCGCCCACGGACTGGGGGGCCGCTTCTTCGGCCTCTATCCGGCGAAGGTCGTGGACCTCAAGGACCCGAGCAACATGGGGCGCGTGAAGGTGATGCTGCCCTGGTCGCCAGATTCGGGCGGTGAGCAGTACACGGCCTGGGCGCGGCTGGCCACGCTGATGGCGGGACCGGGGCGCGGCACCTGGTTCGTCCCGGACGTGGGAGACGAAGTGCTGGTGGGCTTCGAGGCGGGAGATCCGCGCCGGCCGTACGTGGTGGGCGCGCTGTGGAATGGCAAGGACCATCCGCCCGAGGCCATGGACGCTGGGGGCAAGAACGCCCGCAAGGTCATCCACTCGCGCAACGGCGTGGTCATCACCCTGGACGATACGGACGGCCAGGAGACCCTCACGCTCACGACCCCGGGCGGTCAGACGATGACGCTGAAGGACGGGCCCGGCTCCGTGGAGGTGAAGGACAGCAACGGCAACTCGATCAAGCTGGAGGCGAGCGGCATCACCGTGACGTCGTCAGCGAAGGTGACGGTCAACGCGAGCATGGCGGAGATCTCGGCCAGCCAGCTCACCGTCAACGCGGGCATGTCTCGCTTCAGCGGCGTGGTGCAGGCCGACACCGTCATCACCAACAGCGTGGTCAGCGCCTCGTACACGCCGGGCGCGGGGAACGTGTGGTGA
- a CDS encoding phage late control D family protein, with protein MADGNDTRLRIARPTFKVDGQEQGPLASALLELSVEESTDGLYRCEATFGNLGPKDGSTGFLYFDRKLLDFGKTFSVWLGTDVLFEGRITALEGLFLESAPPAITVLAEDRFQDLRMTRRTATYVDVTDKQVIERLAGKHGLTPDVQVRGPTHAVLAQVNQSDLAFLRERCRAVDAELWMEGRTLHAKHRAARPQGQALKLGMGNELREVVVTADLATQRSAVKVSGWDVHAKDALTHEAGPSVLGAELGSDESGASLLAAKLAERKESVVHTVPQNSDEAKAQAEACFRQMARRFVVARGTAQTDAKLRVGGRVELSGVGPLFTGTYTLVDVKHVFDGAKGLRTDFVAERPGLGRPS; from the coding sequence ATGGCCGACGGAAACGACACGCGACTGCGCATCGCCCGGCCCACCTTCAAGGTGGACGGACAGGAGCAAGGACCGCTCGCGTCCGCGCTGCTGGAGCTGAGCGTGGAGGAGTCCACCGACGGGCTCTATCGCTGCGAGGCGACGTTCGGGAACCTCGGCCCCAAGGACGGCAGCACGGGCTTCCTCTACTTCGACCGGAAGCTGCTGGACTTCGGGAAGACCTTCTCCGTGTGGCTGGGCACCGATGTCCTCTTCGAGGGGCGCATCACCGCGCTGGAGGGACTCTTCCTGGAGAGCGCGCCGCCCGCCATCACCGTGCTCGCGGAGGATCGCTTCCAGGACCTGCGGATGACCCGGCGCACCGCGACGTACGTGGACGTGACGGACAAGCAAGTCATCGAGCGGCTCGCGGGAAAGCACGGCCTCACGCCGGACGTCCAGGTGCGCGGCCCCACCCACGCGGTCCTCGCGCAGGTGAATCAGAGCGACCTCGCCTTCCTCCGCGAGCGCTGCCGGGCCGTGGACGCGGAGCTGTGGATGGAGGGGCGCACGCTGCATGCGAAGCACCGCGCCGCCCGGCCCCAAGGCCAGGCGCTCAAGCTGGGAATGGGCAACGAGCTGCGCGAGGTGGTGGTGACCGCAGACCTGGCGACGCAGCGCTCGGCCGTGAAGGTGAGCGGCTGGGACGTGCACGCCAAGGACGCCCTCACCCACGAGGCGGGGCCGTCCGTCCTGGGCGCCGAGCTGGGCTCGGACGAGAGCGGCGCGAGCCTCCTCGCCGCGAAGCTGGCCGAGCGCAAGGAGTCGGTGGTGCACACCGTGCCGCAGAACAGCGACGAGGCGAAGGCCCAGGCCGAGGCCTGCTTCCGACAGATGGCTCGACGCTTCGTGGTGGCGCGAGGCACCGCGCAGACGGACGCGAAGCTGCGCGTGGGGGGACGGGTGGAGCTGTCGGGCGTGGGGCCTCTCTTCACGGGGACGTACACGCTCGTCGACGTGAAGCACGTGTTCGACGGTGCCAAGGGGCTGCGCACCGACTTCGTCGCCGAGCGACCGGGACTGGGGAGGCCGTCATGA
- a CDS encoding baseplate J/gp47 family protein has protein sequence MPLTLPTIDDRTYQQLLDEALARIPLHNPEWTNFNKSDPGVTLLELFAFLTESLLYRANQIPERNRLKFLQLLGMPLQPAASARGMVVLRNERGGAPQTLTLSDGVEVRAGQVPFRTERGLDVLPVEAAFFYKKAVTPEARVKEYYQQLYASFTVTQPPPAPLTSLQFYTTTPFSPRGTEALDLGADAVDQALWVALLLRPADRRLPDAITHAREALRGRVLTLGIVPAETSNGRSLPPGERATPTGSAVLQFQVPRLPPSGVLPEDPALRNASWRTLTTVEVPSSPTVVDIALPATEEELRLWSNLDPLEAGTRDFPPALDNEEQAGRVLTWLRITSSAPTATRLLWVGLNAAPVRQCEQVTGEVLPLGTGEPDQSVKLARVPVVPGSVRLTVSVNDVETEWTETDDLMSAGPEVAVPDPRMPPGSWAASTAPAKVFTVDSESGELRFGDGAHGARPPLGSTLRASYDHGVGRAGNVGPGAIASGPSLPPGMSVENPLATWGGADAEDARQGEKHIARYLQHRDRLVTARDFETLVLRTPGVAVGRVEVLPAFHPALSPNEPGDAPGAVTLLAIPRNAPDPSDSAGPDSFLDAIACWIAPRRLVTTEVFVRRPQYQPVWVTVGVDLVAGVSQAVVTEAVRAALEEFLSPLPPEGTDLLDAPANRGWPLRKTVVALELSAVCSRVPGVAWVRGVRLGLATGAEQDNVPLRGLQLPRLAGLSVAVGDAPSLDALRGTGPVASGPQRPFVSVPVVPEECR, from the coding sequence GTGCCACTGACCCTCCCCACGATTGACGACCGCACGTACCAGCAGCTGCTGGATGAGGCGCTTGCGCGCATCCCGCTGCACAACCCCGAGTGGACCAACTTCAACAAGTCCGACCCGGGCGTGACGCTGCTGGAGCTCTTCGCCTTCCTCACGGAGAGCTTGCTGTACCGCGCCAACCAGATACCGGAGCGCAACCGGCTCAAGTTCCTCCAGCTCCTGGGGATGCCTCTCCAGCCCGCCGCGTCCGCGCGGGGCATGGTCGTGCTGCGCAACGAGCGCGGTGGCGCGCCGCAGACGCTCACCCTGAGCGATGGCGTGGAAGTGCGAGCGGGCCAAGTCCCCTTCCGCACCGAGCGCGGACTCGACGTGCTGCCGGTGGAGGCGGCCTTCTTCTACAAGAAGGCGGTCACGCCCGAGGCGCGCGTGAAGGAGTACTACCAGCAGCTCTATGCGTCCTTCACCGTCACGCAGCCACCGCCCGCGCCGCTGACCAGCCTCCAGTTCTACACGACGACGCCCTTCTCTCCGCGCGGCACCGAGGCGCTGGACCTCGGCGCGGACGCGGTGGACCAGGCCCTGTGGGTCGCGCTGCTGCTGCGGCCCGCGGACAGGCGCCTGCCCGACGCGATAACCCACGCGCGTGAGGCGCTGCGAGGCCGCGTCCTGACGCTCGGGATCGTCCCCGCGGAGACCTCGAATGGGCGCTCACTTCCGCCGGGGGAGCGCGCCACGCCCACGGGCTCGGCGGTGCTCCAGTTCCAGGTGCCTCGGCTGCCGCCCAGCGGCGTGCTGCCCGAGGATCCGGCGCTGCGCAACGCGAGCTGGCGCACGCTCACGACCGTCGAGGTTCCCTCCTCGCCCACGGTGGTGGACATCGCTTTGCCCGCGACCGAGGAGGAGCTGCGGCTGTGGTCGAACCTCGACCCGCTGGAGGCGGGGACGCGGGACTTCCCGCCCGCGCTCGACAACGAGGAGCAAGCAGGCCGCGTGCTCACCTGGCTGCGCATCACCAGCTCAGCGCCGACCGCCACCCGGCTGCTCTGGGTGGGCCTCAACGCCGCGCCCGTCCGCCAGTGCGAGCAAGTGACGGGAGAGGTGCTGCCGCTGGGGACGGGCGAGCCGGACCAGAGCGTCAAGCTCGCACGCGTGCCCGTGGTGCCCGGCTCGGTGCGCCTCACGGTCTCCGTCAACGACGTGGAGACGGAGTGGACCGAGACCGATGACTTGATGAGCGCGGGCCCGGAGGTCGCGGTGCCCGACCCTCGCATGCCCCCGGGTTCGTGGGCCGCGAGCACGGCGCCCGCCAAGGTGTTCACGGTGGACTCGGAGTCCGGCGAGCTGCGCTTCGGAGATGGCGCGCACGGCGCACGGCCGCCCCTCGGATCCACGCTGCGCGCCAGCTACGACCACGGCGTGGGGCGCGCCGGCAACGTGGGGCCGGGCGCCATCGCGAGCGGGCCTTCGCTGCCCCCTGGCATGAGCGTGGAGAACCCGCTGGCCACCTGGGGCGGCGCGGACGCCGAGGACGCCCGCCAGGGTGAGAAGCACATCGCCCGTTACCTGCAGCATCGGGACCGGCTGGTGACGGCGCGCGACTTCGAGACGCTCGTGCTGCGCACCCCCGGCGTCGCCGTGGGGCGCGTGGAGGTGCTCCCCGCGTTCCACCCCGCCCTCTCCCCCAACGAGCCGGGCGATGCTCCGGGCGCGGTCACGCTGCTGGCCATCCCGCGAAACGCGCCGGACCCCTCGGACTCGGCCGGACCCGACAGCTTCCTGGATGCCATCGCCTGTTGGATCGCCCCGCGTCGGCTGGTGACGACCGAGGTCTTCGTGCGCCGGCCGCAGTACCAGCCCGTCTGGGTGACGGTGGGCGTGGACCTGGTGGCGGGCGTGTCCCAGGCGGTGGTGACGGAGGCGGTGCGCGCGGCGCTGGAGGAGTTCCTCTCGCCCCTGCCGCCGGAGGGCACCGACCTGCTCGATGCGCCGGCCAACCGCGGCTGGCCTCTGCGCAAGACGGTGGTCGCGCTCGAGTTGTCCGCCGTGTGCAGCCGCGTTCCGGGCGTTGCGTGGGTACGCGGAGTGCGGCTCGGACTCGCCACGGGCGCGGAGCAGGACAATGTGCCGCTGCGGGGCCTGCAGCTCCCTCGGCTCGCGGGGCTGTCCGTGGCCGTGGGGGATGCGCCCTCGCTCGATGCGCTGCGCGGCACGGGGCCGGTGGCCAGCGGGCCCCAGCGTCCGTTCGTCTCCGTCCCTGTCGTTCCCGAGGAGTGCCGGTAG
- a CDS encoding phage tail protein, which produces MAVQRERPYVQFNFLVDLGTGNTDGADAGFQEISNVGMEVTVAEYRNGNEKENSVRKITGLNKATDVTMKRGVIGSLSLYRWLDQLRNGDPNALRTVTIQLQNEDHTAVVQTWKLLRARIVKHVSGPFNAKGTDVAMEELTLAYERLEME; this is translated from the coding sequence ATGGCTGTCCAACGAGAGCGCCCTTATGTGCAGTTCAACTTCCTGGTCGACCTGGGAACCGGCAACACGGACGGAGCGGATGCCGGGTTCCAGGAAATCAGCAACGTGGGCATGGAAGTCACCGTGGCGGAGTACCGCAACGGCAACGAGAAGGAGAACAGCGTCCGGAAAATCACCGGTCTGAACAAGGCGACGGACGTCACCATGAAGCGCGGGGTGATTGGTTCGCTCAGCCTGTACCGGTGGTTGGATCAGCTCCGCAACGGCGATCCCAACGCGCTGCGCACCGTCACCATCCAGCTCCAGAACGAGGACCACACCGCGGTGGTGCAGACGTGGAAGCTCTTGCGTGCGCGCATCGTCAAGCACGTGAGCGGTCCCTTCAACGCGAAGGGCACGGACGTGGCGATGGAAGAGCTGACCCTCGCCTACGAGCGCCTGGAGATGGAGTGA
- a CDS encoding phage tail protein — MATPQDETVIAPFTAFAFAVEIEIPDVVPKACSAAFSECDGLEMSMDVKTIREGGNNGRQIRLTGALNFGQLTLKRGMTASFDLWDWFEEMQRRPRLRANAEVVVFAPGRAQTERARFVLSRCLPVKLKAPPLNAKDGMVAIEELQLAYESLTRKRLSQGGA, encoded by the coding sequence ATGGCCACCCCGCAGGACGAGACCGTCATCGCGCCCTTCACCGCCTTCGCGTTCGCGGTGGAGATCGAGATTCCCGACGTGGTGCCCAAGGCCTGCAGCGCGGCGTTCTCCGAGTGCGATGGCCTGGAGATGTCGATGGACGTGAAGACCATCCGCGAGGGTGGCAACAACGGCCGGCAGATTCGCCTGACGGGCGCGCTCAACTTCGGACAGCTCACGCTCAAGCGCGGCATGACCGCCAGCTTCGACCTGTGGGACTGGTTCGAGGAGATGCAGCGCCGGCCGCGACTGCGAGCCAACGCGGAGGTCGTCGTCTTCGCCCCCGGTCGCGCGCAGACCGAGCGCGCGCGGTTCGTCCTCTCGCGCTGCCTGCCCGTGAAGCTCAAGGCGCCGCCGCTCAACGCCAAGGACGGCATGGTGGCCATCGAGGAACTCCAGCTCGCCTATGAGTCGCTGACGCGCAAGCGACTGTCCCAGGGAGGTGCGTGA
- a CDS encoding LysM peptidoglycan-binding domain-containing protein, with translation MAEPTPLAKAELRQLDANFENEIENDTWATVQFNPETLKVSFANQVQTPSGGGDQRGTPARQFVGAGTTKLAVQLWFDVSGQAEGQSGAVDDVRQLTKKVAFFITPKKDGDKFVPPAVRFVWGSFQFDGIMESMEESLEFFSPEGKPLRASVSFGLTQQKITAFVFRPTDSPPPSAPRGPSGQAPGTAPMTSATQGSTLQGMAASQGKGADWRAIASANGIENPRRLAPGQLIDLQAGASVGVKR, from the coding sequence ATGGCCGAGCCCACGCCCCTGGCCAAGGCCGAGCTGCGACAGCTCGACGCCAACTTCGAGAATGAGATTGAGAACGACACCTGGGCGACGGTCCAGTTCAACCCCGAGACGCTGAAGGTCAGCTTCGCCAATCAGGTGCAGACGCCCTCGGGCGGCGGCGACCAGCGTGGCACGCCCGCGCGCCAGTTCGTGGGGGCCGGCACCACGAAGCTGGCGGTGCAGCTCTGGTTCGACGTGTCCGGACAAGCCGAGGGCCAGTCCGGCGCCGTGGACGACGTGCGGCAGCTCACCAAGAAGGTCGCCTTCTTCATCACGCCCAAGAAGGACGGCGACAAGTTCGTTCCGCCCGCCGTTCGCTTCGTGTGGGGCAGCTTCCAGTTCGACGGAATCATGGAGTCGATGGAGGAGTCGCTGGAGTTCTTCTCGCCCGAGGGCAAGCCCCTGCGCGCGAGCGTCTCCTTCGGGCTCACGCAGCAGAAGATCACCGCCTTCGTGTTTCGCCCCACGGACTCGCCACCGCCCAGCGCGCCCCGTGGGCCGAGCGGCCAGGCCCCAGGCACCGCGCCCATGACGTCCGCGACCCAGGGCTCGACCTTGCAAGGCATGGCCGCGAGCCAAGGCAAGGGCGCCGACTGGCGCGCCATCGCCAGCGCCAACGGCATCGAGAACCCCCGGCGACTGGCTCCCGGGCAGCTCATCGACTTGCAGGCCGGCGCGAGCGTCGGCGTGAAGCGCTAG
- a CDS encoding GPW/gp25 family protein has product MDTGKLLGRGISFPPRVGPDGRIQWSEGERNVRESIQVILGTQQRERMLLPEFGGSLAQSLFEPNTVTTRHQLAERISRALARWEPRIAVDSVTVEQDPADARSAIATITYKLVATGAKERINLGVTLAG; this is encoded by the coding sequence ATGGACACCGGAAAGTTGCTCGGGCGTGGCATCAGCTTTCCTCCTCGGGTGGGGCCGGATGGACGCATCCAATGGTCCGAGGGCGAGCGCAACGTGCGCGAGTCCATCCAGGTCATCCTGGGAACGCAGCAGCGTGAGCGCATGCTGTTGCCGGAGTTCGGTGGGAGCCTGGCGCAATCGCTGTTCGAGCCGAACACGGTGACGACGCGGCATCAGCTCGCCGAGCGCATCAGCCGCGCCCTCGCTCGGTGGGAGCCGCGCATCGCGGTGGACTCCGTGACGGTGGAGCAGGACCCAGCGGACGCGCGGAGCGCCATCGCCACCATCACCTACAAGCTCGTCGCCACGGGGGCGAAAGAGCGCATCAACCTGGGCGTCACGCTCGCGGGATAA